One genomic region from Streptomyces sp. NBC_00582 encodes:
- a CDS encoding phosphoribosylaminoimidazolesuccinocarboxamide synthase has translation MTRHTRKPDVQGRSKKLWMNGDGTCDVELIPSLRSFTYDRDALMPRTAALRLDFYEAAAERLAGKGVRTVFRERLDALTYRADHVPAPPFEVIVKNLATGSTVRKYPGLFPEGHRFRQPVVKFDYRTDPEDQPIGEDYLRAAGVDVASLRACALRCNDVLRSWLAPLDLWDFCLVVGVGADGEPVVNSEVSPDCMRLRDEDGNPLDKDLFRQGADEATLVRAWTDLVRRVRG, from the coding sequence ATGACGAGGCACACGCGGAAGCCCGACGTCCAGGGCAGGAGCAAGAAACTCTGGATGAACGGCGACGGCACCTGCGACGTCGAACTGATACCGAGCCTGCGCAGCTTCACGTACGACCGGGACGCCTTGATGCCACGGACGGCGGCGCTCCGGCTGGATTTCTACGAGGCGGCGGCCGAACGCCTCGCCGGCAAGGGCGTCCGCACGGTCTTCAGGGAACGGCTCGACGCCCTCACCTACCGGGCGGACCATGTGCCCGCGCCGCCGTTCGAGGTCATCGTGAAGAACCTCGCCACGGGCTCCACCGTGCGCAAGTACCCGGGGCTCTTCCCGGAGGGGCACCGGTTCCGGCAGCCGGTGGTGAAGTTCGACTACCGGACCGATCCCGAGGACCAGCCGATCGGCGAGGACTACCTCCGTGCGGCGGGCGTGGACGTCGCCTCCCTGCGCGCCTGCGCGCTGCGGTGCAACGACGTGCTGCGGTCCTGGCTGGCCCCCCTGGACCTGTGGGACTTCTGCCTGGTGGTGGGGGTCGGCGCGGACGGTGAACCCGTCGTCAACTCCGAGGTGTCGCCGGACTGCATGCGGCTGCGCGACGAGGACGGCAACCCCCTGGACAAGGACCTGTTCCGGCAGGGCGCCGACGAGGCCACCCTGGTGCGGGCCTGGACGGACCTGGTCCGCCGGGTGCGCGGATGA
- a CDS encoding SDR family oxidoreductase, whose protein sequence is MSAAADGTDAARGSARAARARRPVVLLTGANRGTGRAVAEELHTAGWQVHALSRTPARVPWLREAVCDLRHPEQVGPAVARVAAAAGSLDAVVTGGVVRALGEVASLRLDDWREAVDVNLTSVLALVRSALPHLRRGGGRIVLMGSHAGSRFFEGGAAYCMTKASLKALAEVLLLEERPHGVCTTLLSPGAIANLPGDDSPTKLATSSVARAVRWALEAPDDTAVGELELRPARLPARPAVSGLDRLQAV, encoded by the coding sequence ATGAGCGCGGCCGCCGACGGCACCGACGCGGCGAGGGGGAGCGCCCGGGCGGCCCGTGCGCGTCGTCCCGTCGTGTTGCTGACCGGGGCCAACCGCGGCACCGGCCGGGCGGTGGCCGAGGAGTTGCACACCGCCGGCTGGCAGGTCCACGCGCTGTCCCGGACGCCCGCGCGAGTGCCCTGGCTGCGGGAGGCCGTCTGCGACCTGCGCCACCCCGAGCAGGTCGGCCCCGCCGTCGCCCGGGTCGCCGCGGCCGCCGGGAGCCTGGACGCCGTGGTGACCGGCGGGGTCGTCCGCGCCCTCGGCGAGGTCGCCTCCCTCCGCCTCGACGACTGGCGGGAGGCGGTCGACGTCAATCTCACCTCCGTGCTGGCGCTGGTGCGGTCGGCCCTGCCGCACCTGCGCCGCGGCGGGGGGCGGATCGTCCTGATGGGCAGTCACGCGGGCAGCCGCTTCTTCGAGGGCGGGGCGGCGTACTGCATGACGAAGGCCTCGCTGAAGGCGCTCGCCGAGGTGCTGCTGCTGGAGGAGCGGCCGCACGGGGTCTGCACCACCCTGCTCAGTCCGGGGGCCATCGCCAATCTGCCCGGTGACGACTCGCCGACGAAGCTGGCCACCTCGTCGGTGGCGCGGGCGGTGCGCTGGGCGCTGGAGGCACCGGACGACACCGCCGTCGGCGAGCTCGAACTGCGGCCCGCCCGTCTCCCCGCCCGCCCAGCGGTCTCGGGCCTCGACCGGCTCCAGGCCGTCTGA
- a CDS encoding cupin domain-containing protein codes for MAHVGSTHGTSTHGTTEIPEELRGRTPGRHYGTAGTKLLFEDESTRVWLLELQPGEASEWHEHPWDYVFVVDHPGQVRLEYEDGDIEDQDDFIGEVVHRRRGKPHRLVNRGDRFYRNVVIEFLGQAPPPQWPPADPK; via the coding sequence ATGGCGCACGTCGGGAGCACGCACGGCACCAGCACGCACGGCACCACGGAAATACCTGAGGAACTGCGGGGAAGAACGCCCGGCCGGCATTACGGAACGGCCGGGACGAAGCTCTTGTTCGAGGACGAGAGCACCCGGGTGTGGCTGCTGGAACTCCAGCCGGGCGAGGCCAGCGAATGGCACGAGCATCCCTGGGACTACGTGTTCGTGGTCGACCACCCCGGTCAGGTGCGGCTGGAGTACGAGGACGGCGACATCGAGGACCAGGACGACTTCATCGGCGAGGTGGTGCACCGGCGACGCGGAAAGCCGCACCGGCTGGTGAACCGCGGCGACCGCTTCTACCGGAACGTGGTCATCGAGTTCCTCGGTCAGGCCCCGCCGCCGCAGTGGCCGCCCGCCGACCCGAAGTGA